One Festucalex cinctus isolate MCC-2025b chromosome 1, RoL_Fcin_1.0, whole genome shotgun sequence genomic region harbors:
- the LOC144006362 gene encoding uncharacterized protein LOC144006362: protein MTNDDSRLALMSDGEDASHAAHTADDEQCDDDVTCHTDGKRWKSSQCGKTFGSKFQLRRHAMGHTGHKPFACTVCGRSFSRKETLTTHTRTHTGEKPFACSVCGQNFAQREHLKTHTRTHTGEKPFACSVCGQNFSSKGYLKRHTRTHTGEKPFACSVCGQNFAQRVHLKTHTRTHTGEKPFACSVCGQNFSSKGYLKRHTRTHTGEKPFACSVCGRKFAHKVHLKTHTRTHTGEKPFACSVCGRSFSQRGSLTTHTRIHTGEKHFACTICGRKFAQRVHLKRHTRTHTGEKPFACSVCGRKFTVNETLKRHTKTHTDEKPFSCSVCGQRFPTKGNAERHKCAGEQEEDLEPLQVKEEQRQQPPNIKKEEQLPPYIEEEEHFTELPVTGVHLKTEDERQYEENKGAESPSRQQMTNDDSRLALMSDGEDASHAAHTADDEQCDDDVTCHTDGKRWKCSQCGKTFGSKSNLRRHAMGHTGHKPFACTVCGRSFSRKETLTTHTQTHTGEKPFACTICGRKFAQRGHLKIHTIIHTGEKPFACSVCGQIFSSKGSLQTHTRTHTGEKPFACSVCGQSFSSKGYLKIHTRTHTGEKPFACSVCGQSFALKVHLKIHTRTHTGEKPFACSVCGQNFAQREHLKTHTRTHTGEKPFACSVCGRIFSQKRSLKIHTRTHTGEKPFACSVCGQNFAQRVHLKTHTRTHTGEKPFACSVCGQNFAQRVHLKIHTRTHTGEKPFACSVCGKKFREKEKLKRHTRTHTGEKPFACSVCGKKFPEKEKLKIHTRTHTGEKLFACLVCGQNFSSKGYLKIHTRAHTGEKPFDCSVCGQNFSSKGYLKIHTRTHTGEKPFACSVCGQRFPTKGNAERHKCAGEKSG from the exons atgacaaatgatgacagccggttagctcttatgtcagatggtgaagacgcgtcacacgctgctcacactgctgacgatgaacagtgtgacgatgatgtgacatgtcacactgatggcaaacggtggaaatcttctcagtgtggaaaaacctttggttCCAAGTTTCAATTGAGAAGACACGCGATGGGCCACACTGGTCATAAACCCTTTGCTtgcacagtttgtggtcgaagtttctctAGGAAGGAAACTTTAACAACGCACACGCGAACCCACaccggagagaagccttttgcttgctcagtttgtggtcaaaattttgctcagagggaacacttaaaaacacacacaagaacccacactggagagaagccctttgcttgctcagtttgtggtcaaaatttttcttccaagggatacttaaaaagacacacaagaacccacactggagagaagccttttgcttgctcagtttgtggtcaaaattttgctcagagggtacacttaaaaacacacacaagaacccacactggagagaagccctttgcttgctcagtttgtggtcaaaatttttcttccaagggatacttaaaaagacacacaagaacccacactggagagaagccttttgcttgctcagtttgtggtcgaaaatttgctcACAAGgttcacttaaaaacacacacaagaacccacactggagagaagccctttgcttgctcagtttgtggtcgaagtttctctCAGAGGGGAAGTTTAACAACGCACACGCGaatccacacgggagagaagcaCTTTGCTTGCACAatttgtggtcgaaaatttgctcagagggtacacttaaaaagacacacaagaacccacactggagagaagccctttgcttgctcagtttgtggtcgaaaatttaCTGTTAATGAAacgttaaaaagacacacaaagacccacactgatgagaaaccattttcttgctcagtttgtggtcaaagattcccaacaaagggcaacgctgagaggcacaagtgtgctggtgag caggaggaggacttggagcctctgcaagttaaagaagagcagcggcaacagcctcccaacatcaaaaaagaggagcagctgccaccatacattgaagaggaggagcacttcacagagttgcccgtgactggtgtccatttgaagactgaagatgaacgtcaatatgaagagaacaaaggggcggagtctccaagcagacaacaaatgacaaatgatgacagccggttagctcttatgtcagatggtgaagacgcgtcacacgctgctcacactgctgacgatgaacagtgtgacgatgatgtgacatgtcacactgatggcaaacggtggaaatgttctcagtgtggaaaaacctttggttCCAAATCTAATTTGAGAAGACACGCGATGGGCCACACTGGTCATAAACCCTTTGCTtgcacagtttgtggtcgaagtttctctAGGAAGGAAACTttaacaacgcacacgcaaacccacacgggagagaagccttttgcttgcacaatttgtggtcgaaaatttgctcagaggggacacttaaaaatacacacaataatccacactggagagaagccctttgcttgctcagtttgtggtcaaattttttcttccaagggatccttacaaacacacacaagaacccacactggagagaagccctttgcttgctcagtttgtggtcaaagtttttcttccaagggatacttaaaaatacatacaagaacccacactggagagaagccttttgcttgctcagtttgtggtcaaagttttgcTCTCAAGGTacacttaaaaatccacacacgaacccacactggagagaagccctttgcttgctcagtttgtggtcaaaattttgctcagagggaacacttaaaaacacacacaagaacccacactggagagaagccttttgcttgctcagtttgtggtcgaatttTCTCTCAGAAGAGatccttaaaaatccacacacgaacccacactggagagaagccttttgcttgctcagtttgtggtcaaaattttgctcagagggtacacttaaaaacacacacaagaacccacactggagagaagccttttgcttgctcagtttgtggtcaaaattttgctcagagggtacacttaaaaatacacacaagaacccacactggagagaagccctttgcctgctcagtttgtggtaagaaatttcgtgaaaaggaaaaattaaaaagacacacaagaacccacactggagagaagccctttgcttgctcggtctgtggtaagaaatttcctgaaaaggaaaaattaaaaatacacacaagaacccacactggagagaagctctttgcttgcttggtttgtggtcaaaatttttcttccaagggatacttaaaaatccacacaagagcccacactggagagaagccttttgattgctcagtttgtggtcaaaatttttcttccaagggatacttaaaaatacacacaagaacccacactggagagaagccttttgcttgctcagtttgtggtcaaagattcccaacaaagggcaacgctgagaggcacaagtgtgctggtgagaaaagcggttga